The genomic interval GCGAGCTTGCGGAACAGGGCGGCATAGGCGCCGCTGTTCGCGTCGATATCGGACGCGGCGTCCAGCAGTTCCGCCACGAAGCGCGACGCGACGTCGCCGGCTTCGGCCCGCCACAGCGCATCGCCGGCCAGTGCCTCCGCCGCCTTCAGATGCGCCGCCACGATATCCGCGAGCGGCGCCTCGCGCCTGTCGAGCGCCGTTTCGAGCGGCGTCAGCACCTCGGCCACGTCCGCGAACCAGTAGAACAGGCGCGACAGCCGCGCTTTCGCCGCTTCGTTCGCGTCCTCGCGTTCGCGCTGGATCGCCTTGCGCACGCCCGCCAGCCCCGGATCGGGCCGCGGCCCGCGCAGCAGAACGTCCAGCTCCCGCGCCTTCTTGCGGAACGCGGCGCCGTCGCCGCCCATCGTGCTCAGGGGATGCTTGAGCAATGCCAGCAGCGGCACCGGCGCGAACGCCGCGTCCGCCGCATCGGCCAGGAGGCACAGGAACGTCCCCGGCGGCGTATGCGACAGCGGCCGGCCGGCGGAATCGTCGACCTCCACATCCCACCTTCGCAATTCGCTCGCCACCCGCCGCGCCAGCGCGCGGTCCGGCGTCACCAGCGTCGCGGTCGTGCCCGGCTGTTCCAGCGCCTCGCGCAGCACCAGCGCGATGGCGGAGGCTTCCTCTGCCGCATCCGCCGCCTCGATCAACGAGATGCCGGCGACGCCCTCCGCGATGGCGTTCTCTTCGCCGTTCTCGGCGATGGCGCGCCACGCATCGGTGGTGGGGGCAGGGCGCAGCGCCTCGCGCAGCACGCGCTCGCGCAAGGGATTGCGGGCGCCGTCCCAATCCCGCACCTCTTCGCGCCGGACGTCCAGGCGCCCCAGCAACTGCTTCATGCCGTATTGCGGATGGCCCGGATCGAGCCCCTCCCAGCTCTTCGCATCGAGTTCGCGGTCCAGCCCCGGCAGGATCACCGCGCCGTCCGGCCGCTCCGCGATGACCTTCAGCAGCGCCGCCGTCGCGGGGATCGAGCCGGTCGAACCCGCCGCGATCACCGGTTCGCGCGCGCGCGCCACCTGCGCCGCCAAAGCCTGCAGCGCCCGATTGCGCCGCTCCGCCGGACTGATCCGCTGCTCGGCCGCCAGGATCGCGGGCCACGCGTCCTTCAGCAGAAGAAGGAAACTCCGCACCCGATCCCAATGCGCCGCCAGCGCGACCGGCACGAAGCCATCGAGGTCCGACAGCTCGGCCCCCTGCGTCTCGATCTCGTCCATCACCGCGGCGAGCCCGTCCGCCAGCGCCGCCGCCTGCGCGAAGCCCGTCTCGCCGCCCTGCCAGCGCCGCACCATCGCCGCCAGCAGCAGGGTCCGCCGCATCGGCGCGATGGCGGGCGGCAGGTCGAGCGCCTCGGCCTCGAACAGCAACTCGTCCTCGTCGGCGTCGCCCAGTGCCTTGAACTGCGGCAGCAGCGCCGCGCCGCCCAGCGCCCGCGCGAAGGCGTCGCCGAAGGTCCGCTGCGCCCGCCGCGTCGGCAGGTAGATCGTGGTGTCGGCCAGCGCCAGCGGGCTCGGGCCAGCCTTGGCGATCAGCCCTTTTGCCAGCGTGTCGGCGAAGGGCGCGCTCGAAGGGATCGTGTAGACGTTCGCCGTCACCGCCGCACGGCCAGCGACTCCTCGGCGAGGAAGTCTTCCGCCTGCTTCACCGCCTCGGGCGTGCCGACATGGATCCACACGCCCTCGAGCCGGATGCCGAACAGCCGCCCTTTGGCGATCGCCTGGTCCCACGCCCGGTTGGTCGAGAAGCCGCCCTGTGGCGCGTGATCGAACAGGCGCGGATGGGCGATCTGCACGCCGGGAAAGGCGAAGGGCGACAGCCGCCGCTCCTCGACGCGCGACAGCCGCCCGTCGCCGTCCATGATGAAATCGCCCGGTCCCTCGAAGCCCAGCGCCGTCGTCATCGCCGCCATCAGCAGGAGCGCATCCATCGCCTCGGGGTCCCAGCGCGCGATCATCCGGTCGAGCGCATGGCCGATGCCCTCCACCCACACCGTGTCGGAGTTCATGATGAAGAAGGGCTGGCCCTCGAAATGCGGCAGCGCCTTCACCACGCCGCCGCCGGTGCCCAGCAGCGCGTCCTTCTCCACCGAATAGCGGATTTCGATGTCGTGGCGCCTGGCGAGATGCGCCATCACCATCTCGGCCTTGTAGTGCACGTTGACGACGGCCAGCTTCACGCCCGCCGCCACCAGGCGGTCGAGCGCATGGTCGATCAGCGTGCGGCCCGCCACCGTCACCAGCGGCTTCGGCTTGTCGTCGGTCAGGGGCCGCATGCGGGTGCCCAGGCCCGCCGCCATGATCATCGCGCGTTCCGGCTTGCTCACACTGCCAACCCCTCGGGTGTGCCGCGCTTCTCGCGCGGGATGGTGCGATCGTACCACGCCTTCAAGCCGGCCAGCGCCGGATGTTCGAGATCGCCGTTCAGATATCCCCACACCCGCGGCAGGAAGGCGAGATAGCGCGCCTTGCCGTCGCGTTTGTAGAGCCGGGAGAACACGCCCACGATCCGGGCGTTGCGCTGGGCCGCGATGATGGCCATTTCCGCGCCGAAGCGCTCGGCGTCCAGCGCCACGCCGTGTTCCGCCATGGCGCGCAGATAATGCGCCTTGGTCGCCGCTGCCAGCTCCGGCGACACGTCGCGCCGCGCATCCTCGACCAGATGCATCAGGTCCTGCGCCCGCGATCCGGCCACCGCGTCCTGGAAATCGATCAGCCCCACCCGCGCCACGCCGTCGCGCGCGGGAAGCCACAGCAGGTTCTGGGCATGGTAGTCGCGGTGGATGAAGACCGGCGCGGCCTTGCGGGTCTGGTTCAGCGCCTTGCGCCACAGCACGCGATGCTCGTCCACCTCGTCGGCGCGGGCCGTCCGGCCGAGCGCCAGCGGAAAGAACCAGTCGGTCATCAGGTCGATTTCGGCGATCTGCGCCGTCTCGTCGTAGAGATGAAGCGGCACGCCGACCGGCATCGCCGCAGGCGCCGCCTGCTCGTGCAGATGCGCCAGCACGTCGGCGGCGGCGGCGTAGAGCTCGAACGCGTCGCCGCCCCGATCGAGCACATCGGCATAAAGATCGTCGCCCAAATCCTCGAGGATCGCGAAGCCGAGCTTGGGATCGGCCGCCAGGATCTCCGGCGCGCTCAATCCGTTGCCGCGCAGGAATTTCGAGACCGCGACGAACCGCGCGACATCGCCGCCCGCCAGCCGCGCCAGGGCGTTGTAGCCCAGCGCCCGCCGCTCCTCCGGCGTCGCGTCGGCGGGGGCGGGCGGGGTCTCGGCCGATTGCGGCTGGTCCATCAGCATGGCGCGGCGCCCGTTCATCGAAAGGCGCACATAGCGCCGCGTCGAGGCATCGCCGGGGAGCGGGGTGCGCGTCGCCGGTCCCCATCCCGAGGCCGCCAGGAAGACGTCCATCGCCTCGGCGCGTTCAACCGCCATGATGGGGCTCCGCCATCGCCATCTGCCAGCGCGGCGGCCCGCTCACCACCGCCTGCCGCGTCCCGTC from Rhizomicrobium sp. carries:
- the addB gene encoding double-strand break repair protein AddB, whose product is MTANVYTIPSSAPFADTLAKGLIAKAGPSPLALADTTIYLPTRRAQRTFGDAFARALGGAALLPQFKALGDADEDELLFEAEALDLPPAIAPMRRTLLLAAMVRRWQGGETGFAQAAALADGLAAVMDEIETQGAELSDLDGFVPVALAAHWDRVRSFLLLLKDAWPAILAAEQRISPAERRNRALQALAAQVARAREPVIAAGSTGSIPATAALLKVIAERPDGAVILPGLDRELDAKSWEGLDPGHPQYGMKQLLGRLDVRREEVRDWDGARNPLRERVLREALRPAPTTDAWRAIAENGEENAIAEGVAGISLIEAADAAEEASAIALVLREALEQPGTTATLVTPDRALARRVASELRRWDVEVDDSAGRPLSHTPPGTFLCLLADAADAAFAPVPLLALLKHPLSTMGGDGAAFRKKARELDVLLRGPRPDPGLAGVRKAIQREREDANEAAKARLSRLFYWFADVAEVLTPLETALDRREAPLADIVAAHLKAAEALAGDALWRAEAGDVASRFVAELLDAASDIDANSGAYAALFRKLASTKAVRLQRGGHPRVAILGPLEARLQSFDTIVLGGLNEGSWPRTPAADPWFSRPMRKALGLEQPERAIGQAAHDFATLGAGPRVVLTRAKKSEGAPTVASRWVERLSQLTGGLGLRTEAHDVLKPGLDYLALARNLDEAGMATPEKRPAPRPPAAARPPKLSVTEIERWVRDPYAIYARRVLKLDVLDPLDAEIGPLERGNAVHKALERFVNAYPGPLGDDAALTLIAIADQVFAAEGTPKAALALWRPRFAHAALWFVEQERVLREARETSLTEIKGLWQVTPGFALSGVADRIDILHGGTGVIFDYKTGKPPTGKQIKAFLAPQLLLEAEMLRQGAFGDPREAEALIYVWFSGGREPGALEPVDVSLVGEAVARLKRYIALFAKQSTPYLPRLRPLNVKYAGDYDHLARVREWSLGGWEAPEE
- a CDS encoding phosphotransferase, coding for MAVERAEAMDVFLAASGWGPATRTPLPGDASTRRYVRLSMNGRRAMLMDQPQSAETPPAPADATPEERRALGYNALARLAGGDVARFVAVSKFLRGNGLSAPEILAADPKLGFAILEDLGDDLYADVLDRGGDAFELYAAAADVLAHLHEQAAPAAMPVGVPLHLYDETAQIAEIDLMTDWFFPLALGRTARADEVDEHRVLWRKALNQTRKAAPVFIHRDYHAQNLLWLPARDGVARVGLIDFQDAVAGSRAQDLMHLVEDARRDVSPELAAATKAHYLRAMAEHGVALDAERFGAEMAIIAAQRNARIVGVFSRLYKRDGKARYLAFLPRVWGYLNGDLEHPALAGLKAWYDRTIPREKRGTPEGLAV
- a CDS encoding nucleotidyltransferase family protein; protein product: MSKPERAMIMAAGLGTRMRPLTDDKPKPLVTVAGRTLIDHALDRLVAAGVKLAVVNVHYKAEMVMAHLARRHDIEIRYSVEKDALLGTGGGVVKALPHFEGQPFFIMNSDTVWVEGIGHALDRMIARWDPEAMDALLLMAAMTTALGFEGPGDFIMDGDGRLSRVEERRLSPFAFPGVQIAHPRLFDHAPQGGFSTNRAWDQAIAKGRLFGIRLEGVWIHVGTPEAVKQAEDFLAEESLAVRR